DNA sequence from the Tachysurus fulvidraco isolate hzauxx_2018 chromosome 1, HZAU_PFXX_2.0, whole genome shotgun sequence genome:
TGAGCCAGACCACACAGATAAAAATCTAAACCTTGATCATTGGCCTCATTGAATTAACTGAGAGACCAGTTCTGTACTGATGACTGTGTGTTTGATCAAGGTGTCAACGCGATTCTGTCCATGATTATATTATGGCTGCTGAAGCGCGGAGGTATTAAACTGAattgaagtctctctctctctctctctctctctctctctctctctctctctctctctctctctctctctctatctatctatctatctatctatctctgtctgtctgtctgtctctctctctctctctatctctctctctctctctctctctctctctctctgtctgtctgtctgtctgtctctctctctctctatgtctgtctgtctgtctgtctgtctgtctgtttctctctctctctctctctctctctctctctctctctctctctctctctctctctctctctctccgaagTACTTCATTCACATAAGAGTTTCCATACAATATTGATTtgtcaattaaaatattaatctaTATAGAAATTAATGAAGACGGAAAGAAAAGTAAGTTAAAAACACGGacaaaatgttagttttaaaatgtaaaacaaacgTTTAAAGGTTACAGTAAATATGTTGCTACCCCCcacaaaccccccccccacacacacacacacacacacacacacacacacacacacacacacacacacacacacacacacacacacacacacacacacacacacacacacacagtaacaacCAGCAGGTGCATTAATCAAACCAGCAGACAGCAGAGCAATATCTCCGGCTAGTGATTTGTGTGTATTAgagctaaaaaataaacatacaaactcTATGCACCAAAACTCAAGTGCTGATTCAATTTGTAATGTAAATTAAAGACgtataaaatttttaaataaagggcATCAATACACACTCGCAAATGAAAGAGCTAAATACACTCTCGAGCTCCTCAGTAAGTAGATAGCAGTATGAGTTCTCCAACGCATTTTCTCTTAAAATTGctacagaatatatatagaatatagaatatgttGGACATTCATTTCACCACTTGTGTGAAAGCACAGGAATGTGATTATATTGCTACCTACTGCTTCTGAGATGCTTGCAATATATAAAACTAAAACATTGCTGAACTTTAGCCAGATTTTATGTTAATCTGCATTATTTTGCATTAGTTGTGATTTATTTCAGACACATTTTTGCTTAAAGCATGCAATAAAAGCAGTTTCTGAGAAAGTTtctaaaaaatacagtataaaatatatagtgtAAATTTATACACTTGCTCAATTTTCCTATTTACACAACTGAAGGATCTACCACAGTAATAGAGCAACATATATCCCCAGTTTTGTACAATACATATCGTGCAATGCTTCTGCTTCTCATGTAGTTAGATTGTACAATTGACTAAAGTTAGACACATTAAAGacttaactaaaataaatacagaacttTGTTTTCATAACAAGATATTGACATTTCGGGTAACAAAGCCGCCCTTGGTTAATCCCACAGAGAGCTCTGTCAGGGAGTTTTGATGGTCGGGATTTTTTCCGCAGGGAAAATAAAGTGCGCAAGGCCTGTTGGGCTCCTGCACCACTCCAAGGCCACGTTTCCTTCCTACAGTTACAGGTTTCCGTGAGCAAATCTTATCGTTCCCAAAAACCTGAGGCTTAGCAAAATAACCTTCACACATGCTCTTTCAAGTCTCAGCAGAGCCAAAGTCTCACGCACGTCTGTCGATACATGCCTTTAAACTAATAGCACATATACATGTCAACATCTGGATCCTATGACTAGGTACATTCACTCACAatgtacattatacagtatgGGGACTGGATATGTAACAGCCTGGAAAACAGATATCTCAGCAGTGGTGGTATCGTGAGACTGCCCTGAACGTGAACCCTTTACTGCAGACCTGGCAAATATAGTAGCAAATACAAGTAGCTGATTACGACTAATATGAGTGTTTGTGAAATCTGTTGAAGAAAAGGAGATCAATACACACTCGAAAAGCATGATAATGATTTGCAAATTATAAAATGATCATTAGTTGAAATTAAAAGGGGTTTTCCTTTGAATATATTAGTAAAAAGGTTataccatgtaaaaaaaaaaataataataagtgcagTTATTGTTTGCTGTTTATACAACAAATTTACAGGTTTGGCATctgtccagaaaaaaaaacccgatAGGTTTATTTACTGGAATGaatttatatagatttttttattgatcattccttttggttattattattattatatatttttttttaactgtaagcCTTTGGAGTTCTCACTTAGGTGGGAAACCTGTGGAGGCTCACACCTTTAATCCACTCCTCTGTGCGCCCATTGGTCCGCGCTGTGCTTAAAGTCCGACTCGAACTCTAGGATTGACATGAAGAGGCACAAGAAGTCTTAAAGACGGTCATGTACTTTGACAGAATGTTTCCTTCTCTGGAGATGCAAGAAATGCTGGAAAGCGAGCAGCGCTGTTACGCACCGTCTGAACAGCGCGAGATTCCTGTCTCAGGGCCTTCTAGTCCAACATCGGCTGAGTCCGAGCTCAGCTGCTCCAGTCCGGAAACCAAACCGACAGCGGAAGGTCGAGTGAGGAGACCTCTGAACGCATTCATCATCTGGACTAAAGAGGAACGCAGACGTCTTGCGCAGCTCAACCCAGATCTGGAAAACACCGACCTGAGTAAAATACTTGGTAAGTGAAAAAACAAGAGGTGTCCGATGCTCTTTAACACATAATATCGtcaatatattttacatttctggcatttagcagacacccttttccagagtcacttacaatttatttcaatttatacaactgagtaattgaggtttaaatgccttgctcaagggcctcagcagtggcagcttggtggacctgggattcaaactcatgaccttctggtcagtagtccaacacattaaacactagactaccacatccgGTATATTTGTAACACACGTTACAGCATTACAGATGGAACACGTAAACATAATGTGCACAATATGTCCAAGTCATCCGTTTTATCAAGCTGTCAGATGCCAGTCCAAGAACGCTACATCTATACAGAGATCAGTGCTTTCACTGGTCTAGTTCTAAATGTATCATAAAAAGGCCTTGCTAATCAGTGGATTGATTGAATCAGGAATGCCATTACCCAGAGCTAAAATTAGACACTATTGCTTGtttaaagattattttaagCTGTTTGATCATATTTCTAATATTCACTCATTCTGTGTCACTTGTTCTCTAGGTAAGACCTGGAAAGCCATGTCTCTGGCAGAGAAACGTCCGTACATGCAGGAGGCAGAAAGACTGAGGGTCCAACACACTATTGACCATCCCAACTACAAATACCGTCCCAGGCGGCGCAAGACCAACAAACGTGCTACCAAGATGCCTTCAAGTGAAACCAACATCTCACCCAACTTCCACAACTTTAGCTATATGGTCCAGAATCAAGATATTCAATAtccatatacacactcacacatgctgcCAAACTCGTATTCACATGCATATGGTCCCAGTTTCCAGCATCATCCTGCCCCATCACAGAATGGTGCAGCATTTACAAATAGAGGGTTAACGTTTCCAGATGGAGCAGTGCTCTTAAACTCGTCTTTAACATGCCCACAGCAGTCTGTGTACTCAGCAGAACCCCAGCTGTACTACAGTTCCCAGCATACAGTTCAGCAGAGAAGTGAGCAGTGGGATTTGCGAGGGGCAgaagtgtgtgcttgtgtcctGTGCTCAGGCAGGCCATCGCTAGAATTTTATCTGGAACAGGTACGAGTGGACATGCTTGACCAGCTGGACCGCAGTGAGTTTGACCAGTACCTGAATCCTGTCCAGCCTAAAGACCAACACTTCCAATAAACACCACAAAGCAAACAACTTATGTGTTATAACCCAAGAGACTATGCAATAGGTCAAACCACAAACTTTTCTGTTGCTCCtgaaaatgagattttttttttttcaaaatgttgtgactatgtatataaatatttgtatttatttatgaagtTTAGGAGTAAACTGACTCTCACTGTCAATGTGGACTCTAGAAAATCCATTATCTTATTCTAAGATGTGTCATCTACCTcactttaaatcatttaaacgTTGCTGCTCTTTTGTTACAGACCACCACCAACATACATCATTGTACTTTTggaatgtatatttattacttGAATTGTGGGAAAGTCCAAATACagattctataaataaaatgtttaaatctaattgtgtttttaatccCTGAAAAATCTTGAATGATGTTAAAATGCTTGGGTCTATTTCCTCATGTTCCAGAAACATCCCCAAGGTTCATGTGAGGTCAGAATACAGAGGTCCTGCTATTCTTTCATTGTTCTTCATTTAGACCTATTTGTCTGAGTGTTTGATCGTGTCAGGAGTGTGATGCTGATTGGTTCATGGGGTAATCTCTACTACTTATCTTCCTCACCAGGTTGGGTTTTTCCACAagtttgtattattatattataaataaaatgttcacaatttagattttttttaaagaaagcattATAATTGTACTGTTTGTATACCAATGGGCTTGAAGCTATATTTGAATATCATTTAAAGAATTTGGAGTCCTCCTAACACATCTCACGCAAATGTTTGCATTCCGGGTGGAGCCGGAGTCCCTGATGTCCGTCAAAGAACAAAACTAACAACTTCCAAACTAGATCATACCAGGACAAAACAGAATTTTAgtttaaaatgcataaaaatgcaaatgGCATAAATTAGCATCagaataaatacaacaaaattaCGTACTGATTTGTCAGATGGTTTTGTCTGaaataaaactacataaaaCTCAATCAATTACTTTAGGTTGCTCAAGAAAGATGAAATTCGAACTCATTCAAACATGTTTCTAGTCACAAGCACAGAACTTTAAACATTCGGCTCCCAAACCACTGAAATTAATCAGCATGCTGAATAAATTCTGATCAATTCAAACTCAGATGCACTGAATGTGTGCATggacatttttttcctcaaccAGCAAGCAGAATAAACATGATATTGCAATATTTGTATAATTGACTGTTATTTGCTCAATGTCAATGATCTGGGGAATTTAAAGCATTTGTGGATTGTTATGTAAATGATGTGCTGTTTGGTGGGGAATCGGATCAATTTTCCTTCAGCATTAAACTTTGGGACGTGAAAGATTGATTCTTACAAGTTATGtttttagaaataattaaacTTTATGGCTTTTCATGGTCCATATTTGCTCACTATTAAACACTGCTTAGAGTTGTGTGCTAAAAGGAAATAACCCTCATTAGAACTGGAGTACTGAATATTTCCTGTTGGCCAAGCTGAGTGGGCTTGAAGTtacatgtgtatctgtgtgaaatAATGTCTATGCTTGAACTCTCCTGTGGCAAATGTTCCAGTAAATGCTTTTTGTAAATGCTTTGTAAAAGGGAAATGAGTATAGAAGGTGGAACCTATTAGATGAGATTTTAGCAATTGTTGAATTGAGGCACTAAAATGGAAGTGAGGCAATGCAGCAACACAGGAACATTaagaaaatatgaatatttattaatatctaTTCAATAATAGCTCTAGCTCAAATACCATCTACAGTAGATGTATAAAGAATAACAATCTAATAACTATCAATTATCAATTAATTAAAGCATACTGCAATTACACACTTAATACATTCAAAAggtaaaaagtgcaaacaaaactttatttagtttattgcTCTTTACCGTTCTTAGTATATAAACTAAATTATTTTTGAATGACAATCCTTAAAATGCATCAgtagtataataaataaaaaaagtttatttagcATCTTGGAAATTACTCCACATTTCGCACTTATTGTCTTTGACAATAAATGGTGTTACGACAATTATTAGGCTGAAAAAGCTGTTTAAAAGCGGGTAACAGAAAGGGCAGTGAGTATTAAAACAGATTGTGTAAAAATCTCAAAGGTTTGTGGAATCATAAAAAAATGCCTGCTTTattactgtttgtgttttatcCTCTGGACATTTtcaggggtttttttgtttgtttgtttttttggagaaagttcct
Encoded proteins:
- the sox32 gene encoding SRY-box transcription factor 32, with product MYFDRMFPSLEMQEMLESEQRCYAPSEQREIPVSGPSSPTSAESELSCSSPETKPTAEGRVRRPLNAFIIWTKEERRRLAQLNPDLENTDLSKILGKTWKAMSLAEKRPYMQEAERLRVQHTIDHPNYKYRPRRRKTNKRATKMPSSETNISPNFHNFSYMVQNQDIQYPYTHSHMLPNSYSHAYGPSFQHHPAPSQNGAAFTNRGLTFPDGAVLLNSSLTCPQQSVYSAEPQLYYSSQHTVQQRSEQWDLRGAEVCACVLCSGRPSLEFYLEQVRVDMLDQLDRSEFDQYLNPVQPKDQHFQ